The following are from one region of the Mycolicibacterium helvum genome:
- a CDS encoding GAF and ANTAR domain-containing protein, whose protein sequence is MDDYDAQPDRKPPPEPELSPAQLEADELDLNAGLSGLAGIVADARSIDEILGQVAQFAVQAIPGADGAGVTLIHPRGTDSAGEELGIQAWSVTAEFIQVIDTLQYQKLNEGPCITCIQSRRPVVSGSLGSDRRWPRFGGSVARMGVHSVLALPLTVGERVVGSINSYAHARDAFTEHAVLLGSQFAGPAAVSVYNTQLLASTQLRTTQLQQALRSRAVIDQAIGIIRSRSGGTAQDAFERLTRISQREHIKLADVAEQMVDEAVRRARARQS, encoded by the coding sequence ATGGACGATTACGACGCGCAGCCCGACCGCAAGCCGCCCCCGGAACCGGAGCTCTCGCCCGCCCAGCTCGAGGCCGACGAGCTGGACCTGAACGCCGGGCTCAGCGGCTTGGCAGGCATTGTCGCCGACGCCCGCAGTATCGACGAAATACTGGGCCAGGTAGCACAATTCGCCGTGCAGGCGATACCGGGCGCCGACGGTGCCGGCGTCACGCTGATCCATCCCCGCGGCACCGACTCGGCCGGCGAGGAGTTGGGAATTCAGGCGTGGTCGGTGACTGCGGAGTTCATTCAGGTCATCGACACCTTGCAATACCAGAAGCTCAACGAGGGGCCGTGCATCACCTGCATTCAGTCCAGACGGCCGGTAGTCAGTGGTTCATTGGGCAGTGACCGCCGCTGGCCCCGTTTCGGTGGATCGGTGGCGCGGATGGGTGTGCACTCCGTGCTGGCCCTGCCACTGACCGTCGGTGAGCGTGTCGTCGGTTCGATCAACTCCTACGCCCACGCCCGCGACGCGTTCACCGAGCATGCTGTCCTATTGGGCAGCCAATTCGCCGGGCCCGCAGCGGTATCGGTCTACAACACGCAACTGCTGGCCAGTACTCAACTGCGCACGACGCAACTGCAACAGGCCTTGCGCAGCCGCGCGGTGATCGACCAGGCGATCGGCATCATCCGCAGTCGTTCCGGCGGCACCGCCCAAGATGCGTTCGAACGTCTCACCCGGATCAGTCAGCGGGAGCACATCAAACTGGCTGATGTGGCCGAGCAGATGGTCGACGAGGCGGTCCGGCGGGCGCGGGCACGTCAATCATGA
- a CDS encoding PEP/pyruvate-binding domain-containing protein, whose protein sequence is MHTTTIEFDEITDDRYGGKALGLAELSRLGLSVPTGFVIARATSLPLSDAVTDRFMKMQAAGASPVAVRSSATGEDGAEHSFAGQYDTVLGVDSLEGFAAAVRQCVASVSSERASAYGGHDAGPGAVTMHVVVQQMVEARAAGVVFTADPATGRRDLMVIDAIAGLGEALVDGSGISDHLVLTPDGGQAVREVGDVPVLSDEEIAQIRAGALRAARHWGKPMDLEWAIDNGGQLRWLQARPITTLPGDLNEMDTPVAGPSHVYTRCNIGEMMPGAFCPLTASVSGHAIDYAMQMTQVVARAQDSYDTQWLQVGYFYGHMFLNMTEGTALSSGILGNSLEQFSMSICGRVVDELAAKPPKPFVSRLINTVLLTSYSLFAGPAIRRLGEQIAAFPVPTSRDANSVLQQLESGVDLYCHVTLVHVRSSSRAAVGANVLESYLVRRAAKDGRDENAAQAQAARLMAGAAEVESAMMVDELHAVVREIAADDAAAERFLAAAPADALVGVRNADSRAGVALRKFLIHHGHRGYRELCMRDPAWAEDAEGLGSMMQVMVQSARDCPRAVPPRDIVEAPGSRTVRLLARLAQGGARGREETKSKMALMAHRLKLGYRHLGEVLAESGRIPDADLVFFFDRAELATVVGDSDIAATADLVRRARQRRDALPFQQSLEFDDVSVGRPAPIIARPVSGLDGDQIVGRPASRGTADGIVRVAKSIQDAREVRHGEILVAPVTDVGWTPYFTVIAALVTDIGSSVSHGAVVAREYGLPCVVNTLVATQVLKTGDRVRVDGDKGLITRLSTGAAEL, encoded by the coding sequence ATGCACACCACCACCATTGAGTTCGACGAGATCACCGACGACCGGTACGGCGGCAAGGCGCTCGGACTGGCCGAGCTGTCCCGTCTTGGGCTCTCTGTCCCAACGGGTTTCGTCATCGCACGTGCCACTTCGCTGCCCCTTTCGGACGCGGTCACAGACCGCTTCATGAAGATGCAGGCGGCGGGCGCGTCGCCGGTCGCCGTCAGATCCTCGGCGACCGGCGAGGACGGAGCCGAGCACTCCTTCGCCGGGCAGTACGACACCGTGCTCGGGGTGGATTCTCTCGAGGGGTTCGCCGCAGCCGTCCGCCAATGCGTTGCCTCCGTCAGCTCCGAGCGAGCCTCCGCCTACGGCGGCCACGATGCCGGCCCGGGTGCGGTCACCATGCATGTGGTCGTCCAACAGATGGTCGAGGCGCGCGCGGCCGGAGTGGTCTTCACCGCGGACCCCGCGACCGGCCGCAGGGATCTCATGGTGATCGACGCCATCGCCGGGCTCGGCGAAGCACTCGTCGACGGGTCGGGTATCTCTGACCATCTCGTGTTGACGCCAGACGGCGGCCAGGCGGTACGAGAGGTCGGCGACGTCCCCGTTCTCTCCGACGAGGAGATCGCGCAGATCCGCGCCGGGGCGCTGCGCGCCGCCCGGCACTGGGGTAAGCCGATGGATCTGGAATGGGCGATCGACAACGGCGGGCAGCTGCGGTGGCTGCAGGCCCGGCCGATCACCACGCTGCCGGGGGACCTCAACGAGATGGACACTCCGGTGGCCGGCCCTTCGCACGTCTACACCCGATGCAACATCGGGGAGATGATGCCGGGGGCGTTCTGTCCGCTGACCGCATCGGTGTCGGGACATGCGATCGACTACGCCATGCAGATGACCCAAGTGGTGGCGCGGGCGCAGGACAGCTACGACACGCAATGGCTTCAAGTGGGCTACTTCTACGGGCACATGTTCTTGAACATGACCGAAGGGACGGCTCTGAGTTCGGGCATTCTGGGCAACTCGTTGGAGCAGTTTTCCATGTCGATCTGCGGTCGGGTGGTCGATGAGCTGGCGGCCAAACCGCCAAAGCCCTTTGTTTCCAGGCTGATCAACACGGTCCTACTGACGTCTTATTCGCTGTTCGCGGGGCCGGCGATCCGGCGACTCGGCGAACAGATCGCCGCGTTCCCCGTCCCCACCTCCCGCGACGCCAACAGTGTTCTGCAGCAGCTGGAGTCGGGCGTGGATCTGTACTGTCACGTCACACTGGTTCACGTCCGGTCCTCGTCCCGAGCGGCGGTGGGCGCGAACGTGCTCGAGAGTTACCTGGTGCGCAGGGCGGCCAAGGATGGCCGCGACGAGAACGCGGCTCAAGCGCAGGCCGCTCGGCTCATGGCGGGTGCCGCCGAGGTCGAGAGCGCAATGATGGTCGACGAACTACACGCGGTGGTGCGGGAGATCGCCGCCGATGACGCCGCCGCCGAGCGGTTCCTCGCCGCGGCGCCGGCGGATGCGCTGGTCGGGGTTCGGAACGCGGACAGCCGTGCCGGGGTGGCACTGCGGAAGTTCCTGATTCACCACGGACACCGCGGGTATCGCGAACTGTGCATGCGCGACCCCGCGTGGGCCGAGGACGCCGAGGGCCTGGGTTCGATGATGCAGGTCATGGTGCAGTCAGCCCGTGACTGTCCGCGCGCGGTTCCACCGCGCGACATTGTCGAGGCACCCGGGTCGCGGACGGTCCGGCTGCTGGCACGCCTTGCCCAGGGCGGCGCTCGTGGACGTGAGGAGACCAAATCGAAGATGGCGTTGATGGCGCATCGCCTCAAACTCGGATACCGTCACCTCGGTGAGGTGCTAGCCGAGTCCGGCCGCATCCCTGACGCCGATCTGGTCTTCTTCTTCGATCGCGCAGAATTGGCCACAGTGGTGGGCGACTCGGATATCGCAGCCACCGCTGACCTCGTGCGGCGTGCGCGGCAGCGCCGAGACGCGCTGCCGTTCCAACAGTCGCTGGAGTTCGACGATGTCTCAGTCGGACGGCCGGCGCCCATCATCGCTCGACCTGTGAGTGGCCTCGACGGCGATCAGATCGTGGGGCGCCCGGCAAGCCGTGGAACGGCGGACGGTATTGTGCGCGTGGCGAAGTCGATCCAGGATGCGCGCGAGGTGCGACATGGGGAGATACTCGTCGCGCCCGTAACTGACGTGGGCTGGACTCCGTACTTCACCGTGATCGCCGCACTGGTCACCGATATCGGAAGTTCGGTATCCCACGGCGCGGTCGTGGCGCGGGAGTACGGACTTCCCTGCGTGGTGAACACGTTGGTGGCCACCCAGGTGCTCAAGACCGGCGATCGCGTCCGGGTGGACGGCGACAAAGGGCTGATCACTCGGTTGAGCACCGGAGCCGCGGAACTCTAG
- a CDS encoding GAF and ANTAR domain-containing protein produces MSDDLRETRVMSAVVSLVDSLLDDFDVVDLLTELTERCAELLDVASAGFLLADPLHRLHLVAATSEQTRDIELFQLQAEEGPCIECYRTGEPVLVADLSAQVDRWPRFAPAATDAGFAAVQALPMRAAGVVLGALNLFDTRPGGLSEADLLVAQTLAHIACVAVLQEHPPTLATVVSPLRSTLIGRVFVEQAKGFVSEVLGVSMDEAFRLLRTYSWTRGEHLTDVARRLMRDRYTRPELIRSLKELAKGPPVRRRHD; encoded by the coding sequence GTGAGCGATGACCTTCGCGAAACTCGCGTAATGAGCGCGGTGGTATCACTGGTCGACAGCCTGCTCGATGACTTCGACGTCGTGGACCTGCTGACGGAACTGACCGAACGCTGTGCCGAGCTGCTCGACGTCGCTTCGGCCGGATTCCTCCTCGCCGATCCGCTGCACCGACTACATCTGGTGGCCGCCACCTCCGAGCAGACGCGCGATATCGAGCTGTTTCAGTTGCAGGCCGAGGAAGGGCCCTGTATCGAGTGCTACCGGACGGGTGAGCCGGTTCTGGTCGCCGACCTTTCTGCTCAAGTCGATCGGTGGCCGCGGTTCGCCCCGGCCGCGACCGACGCCGGATTCGCGGCAGTGCAAGCTCTGCCGATGCGTGCCGCCGGCGTCGTGCTGGGGGCGCTCAATTTGTTCGATACCCGGCCCGGTGGACTCAGCGAGGCGGATCTACTGGTCGCCCAGACCCTCGCCCACATCGCGTGTGTGGCTGTCCTGCAGGAACATCCACCCACCCTCGCCACGGTGGTGTCACCGCTGCGGTCGACTCTCATCGGTCGCGTTTTCGTCGAGCAGGCCAAGGGGTTTGTCAGCGAGGTGCTCGGTGTGTCGATGGATGAGGCATTCCGCCTGCTCCGTACCTACAGCTGGACGCGCGGCGAGCACCTGACCGATGTTGCGCGGCGGTTGATGAGGGACCGATATACCCGCCCGGAGTTGATCAGGTCACTGAAGGAACTGGCCAAAGGACCACCGGTGCGGCGTCGTCATGATTGA
- a CDS encoding TetR/AcrR family transcriptional regulator, which produces MRTDRPGDDKGPARSSAGRPRDGKIDAAIIDATRELLLETGYSALSLSAIAARAGTTTAAIYRRWSGKAQLVHEAILPAEVMAMPSASGEVEEDIRALVEATRTMFDRPEVRAALPALIADTVADPDVHARMISRFAGSLATFRTRLDQQPDPGGDDGDLPLLAEIVVGSAIFRIIIRHDAPLDAAWVDDLTAVVSSGWTSISRGTSAKGR; this is translated from the coding sequence ATGAGAACAGATCGGCCCGGGGATGACAAGGGACCTGCCCGGTCGTCTGCGGGCCGGCCTCGCGACGGCAAGATCGATGCCGCGATCATTGACGCCACCCGTGAGCTACTCCTGGAGACGGGCTACTCGGCGCTGTCGCTGTCGGCCATCGCGGCCCGCGCCGGCACTACCACCGCAGCCATCTATCGGCGCTGGTCGGGCAAGGCACAGCTAGTGCACGAAGCGATCTTGCCGGCCGAAGTCATGGCCATGCCGAGTGCGTCCGGTGAGGTCGAAGAGGACATCCGAGCGCTCGTGGAGGCGACACGCACCATGTTCGACCGCCCGGAAGTCCGGGCCGCCCTGCCTGCGTTGATCGCCGACACGGTCGCTGATCCGGATGTGCACGCCAGGATGATCTCTCGGTTCGCCGGCAGTCTCGCCACCTTCCGGACCAGACTGGACCAGCAGCCCGATCCGGGTGGCGACGATGGGGACCTCCCGCTGCTCGCCGAGATCGTGGTCGGCAGCGCGATATTCCGCATCATCATTCGGCACGACGCACCACTGGACGCTGCGTGGGTGGACGACCTTACCGCCGTCGTCAGCTCGGGCTGGACGTCGATTTCGCGTGGCACATCGGCCAAGGGGCGGTGA
- a CDS encoding GAF and ANTAR domain-containing protein: protein MTIQDELIAAVDGQRGVQAADRLCEACVLLLDIDAAAISLVFDGANAGTLGSSGTSARTYDELQFTYGEGPCLEAVTLRAPVAVVDLAHPGEARWPSYGRAMLEHRIRGVFAMPVLAAGEYVGALDLFRAQPGPLAGEQLAGAAAAAELAGIPVLDLLVGDLQAAVDDPASNAWAELCTLSRAEVSQATGMLVAQLDVDPTEALVRLRAHAYATGRSATEVARDIIDRRLRLETDR, encoded by the coding sequence TTGACGATCCAGGACGAGCTCATTGCGGCCGTCGACGGCCAGCGTGGAGTGCAAGCCGCCGACCGGCTGTGTGAAGCGTGCGTGCTGCTGCTCGACATCGATGCAGCGGCGATCTCGCTTGTTTTCGACGGCGCGAATGCGGGAACGCTGGGCTCCAGCGGTACTTCGGCACGGACATATGACGAATTGCAATTCACCTATGGCGAAGGGCCGTGCCTGGAAGCGGTCACCCTGCGGGCTCCGGTGGCCGTGGTCGATCTCGCCCACCCAGGGGAAGCGCGCTGGCCCAGTTACGGACGGGCGATGCTGGAGCATCGGATCAGGGGTGTCTTCGCCATGCCGGTACTGGCGGCCGGCGAGTACGTCGGCGCCCTCGACCTGTTCCGGGCTCAGCCGGGTCCGCTGGCAGGCGAACAGCTCGCGGGTGCGGCAGCCGCGGCAGAGCTGGCCGGTATCCCGGTGTTGGATTTGCTGGTTGGTGACCTGCAAGCGGCCGTCGACGATCCCGCCAGCAACGCGTGGGCGGAGCTGTGCACGTTGAGCCGGGCCGAGGTCAGCCAGGCAACCGGAATGTTGGTGGCGCAATTGGATGTCGATCCGACCGAGGCGCTGGTGCGGCTGCGTGCACACGCCTACGCCACCGGTCGCAGCGCCACCGAAGTCGCCCGCGACATCATCGACCGGCGGCTGAGACTGGAGACCGACCGATGA
- a CDS encoding TIGR03617 family F420-dependent LLM class oxidoreductase, translating to MKVMTALFDPNGAVERAALLREAGASGVFTFEGPREVFTPLVLASTVKGLDLMTNVAIALPRNPIQLAHQANDLQEISQGRFILGLGTQIRAQIEKRYGAEFDHPVARIKEMVGALRAIFETWNTGERLDFRGEFFRHTLMTPTFNPGPNPFGPPPIYLGALGPRMTRATAEVADGLLVMPFGSKRFLHEKTMPAVREGLAAAGRDADGFAVVPEIIVSVGEDHTSTRMLLAFYGSTPAYRPVLDAHGWGDLQPELNAMSKQGRWQEMATLIDDEMLHTIAACGTPAEVAAHIRDRVDGVSDRICLYQPGPIAVESLAEIIDALG from the coding sequence ATGAAGGTGATGACAGCGCTGTTCGACCCGAATGGCGCGGTAGAACGGGCGGCACTGCTGCGCGAAGCCGGGGCGTCGGGAGTCTTCACTTTCGAGGGGCCACGAGAGGTCTTCACCCCGCTGGTGCTGGCCTCGACGGTCAAGGGCCTGGATTTGATGACCAATGTGGCGATTGCGCTGCCGCGCAACCCGATACAGCTGGCACATCAGGCAAATGATCTTCAAGAGATCTCCCAGGGGCGGTTCATCCTCGGTCTCGGGACGCAGATTCGCGCGCAGATCGAGAAACGCTACGGCGCCGAGTTCGACCACCCGGTGGCCCGCATCAAGGAGATGGTCGGCGCGCTGCGGGCAATCTTCGAAACCTGGAACACCGGCGAGCGGCTCGACTTTCGCGGTGAGTTCTTCCGGCACACGTTGATGACGCCGACGTTCAACCCCGGGCCGAACCCGTTCGGGCCGCCGCCGATCTATCTCGGGGCGCTGGGGCCGCGAATGACCAGGGCCACAGCCGAAGTGGCCGACGGCCTGCTGGTGATGCCGTTCGGGTCGAAGCGGTTTCTGCACGAGAAGACCATGCCCGCTGTGCGCGAGGGACTGGCGGCCGCTGGACGAGACGCCGACGGCTTCGCGGTGGTACCCGAGATCATCGTTTCGGTTGGTGAGGATCACACGTCGACGCGAATGCTCCTGGCGTTCTACGGCTCCACTCCCGCCTACCGGCCGGTGTTGGATGCGCACGGCTGGGGCGACCTGCAACCCGAACTGAACGCCATGTCCAAGCAGGGCCGATGGCAGGAGATGGCCACCCTGATCGATGACGAGATGCTGCACACGATCGCCGCCTGTGGCACACCGGCCGAGGTGGCCGCGCACATCCGCGATCGCGTGGACGGCGTTTCGGATCGGATCTGTCTCTATCAACCCGGGCCCATCGCGGTGGAGTCGCTGGCCGAGATCATCGACGCGTTGGGCTGA
- a CDS encoding fatty acid desaturase family protein — MAITDVAEYAHLSRRDLDALAAALDAIRTEVEASRGARDAAYIRRTIMFQRALDAGARLLIFGSRSRRGWALGVVSLAVAKSIENMEISHNVVHGQWDWMNDPEIHSSTWEWDMAGLTSQWRYSHNYRHHVFANVVGVDDDLGFGIMRVTRDVAWRPRNLMQPLRNVLLAVIFEWGIALHGLHSEHERAVSPDERNAQTRAFKAKIKRQVIKDYLLIPALNGTRWRRALTANAAANVLRNLWAYAVIFCGHFPDGVATFTADAIQQESKAEWYLRQMLGSANFRAGRVLAFLSGNLCYQIEHHLFPDLPSNRYAAIAVQVRALCETYRLPYTTGPLLGQFLQTQRSILRLALPDHFLKPAPSQLVGRT, encoded by the coding sequence ATCGCCATCACAGACGTCGCAGAGTATGCCCACCTCAGCCGCCGCGACCTCGACGCACTCGCGGCCGCACTCGATGCGATCCGGACCGAGGTCGAGGCTTCCCGCGGTGCACGCGACGCCGCCTACATTCGCCGAACGATCATGTTCCAACGCGCACTGGATGCCGGCGCACGCCTATTGATCTTCGGCAGCCGATCCCGGCGGGGCTGGGCGCTGGGCGTGGTGTCGCTGGCCGTGGCCAAGAGCATCGAGAACATGGAGATCAGCCACAACGTTGTTCATGGGCAATGGGATTGGATGAACGATCCCGAGATCCACTCGAGCACCTGGGAGTGGGATATGGCCGGGCTCACGTCGCAGTGGCGGTACTCGCACAATTATCGCCACCATGTGTTCGCCAACGTCGTCGGTGTCGACGATGACCTCGGCTTCGGCATCATGCGGGTGACCCGCGACGTCGCGTGGCGACCGCGGAATCTGATGCAGCCGTTGCGCAACGTACTGTTGGCCGTCATCTTCGAATGGGGCATCGCGCTGCACGGTCTGCACTCCGAGCATGAGCGCGCGGTGAGCCCCGACGAGCGCAACGCTCAAACGCGAGCCTTCAAAGCCAAGATCAAGCGCCAGGTCATCAAGGACTACCTTTTGATCCCGGCGCTGAACGGAACCCGCTGGCGGCGCGCTTTGACAGCCAATGCCGCAGCCAACGTGCTGCGCAACCTCTGGGCCTACGCGGTGATCTTCTGCGGGCATTTCCCCGACGGCGTCGCGACATTCACGGCCGATGCCATCCAGCAGGAAAGCAAGGCCGAATGGTATCTGCGCCAGATGTTGGGCAGCGCCAACTTCCGGGCCGGGCGGGTACTGGCATTTCTGAGCGGAAACCTGTGCTACCAGATCGAACACCACTTGTTCCCGGATCTTCCGAGCAACCGCTATGCCGCTATCGCCGTCCAGGTGCGCGCGCTATGCGAGACCTACCGGCTGCCGTACACGACGGGACCGCTTCTAGGCCAGTTCCTCCAGACCCAGCGCAGCATCCTGAGGTTGGCACTGCCGGACCACTTCTTGAAGCCAGCCCCCAGCCAGCTGGTCGGTCGAACCTAG